In Brachypodium distachyon strain Bd21 chromosome 2, Brachypodium_distachyon_v3.0, whole genome shotgun sequence, one genomic interval encodes:
- the LOC100825911 gene encoding ubiquitin-conjugating enzyme E2 36 encodes MANSNLPRRIIKETQRLLSEPAPGISASPSEENMRYFNVMVLGPAQSPYEGGVFKLELFLPEEYPMAAPKVRFLTKIYHPNIDKLGRICLDILKDKWSPALQIRTVLLSIQALLSAPNPDDPLSENVAKHWKSNEAEAVETAKEWTRLYASGA; translated from the exons ATGGCCAACAGCAACCTCCCGCGCCGGATCATCAAG GAGACGCAGCGGCTGCTCAGCGAACCAG CGCCGGGGATTAGCGCGTCGCCGTCGGAGGAGAACATGCGCTACTTCAATGTCATGGTCCTTGGTCCGGCGCAGTCTCCTTATGAAG GTGGAGTTTTCAAGCTTGAACTTTTCTTACCTGAGGAATATCCGATGGCTGCTCCAAAA GTTAGGTTTCTCACAAAAATATACCATCCCAACATTGACAAG CTTGGTAGGATATGCCTCGATATCCTGAAGGACAAATGGAGCCCAGCTCTTCAGATACGTACTGTTCTTTTGAG CATTCAGGCACTGCTGAGCGCTCCGAATCCAGATGATCCGCTCTCAGAAAACGTGGCAAAACACTGGAAATCCAATGAAGCTGAAGCTGTCGAGACAG CGAAGGAGTGGACTCGCCTGTATGCCAGTGGTGCTTGA
- the LOC100835931 gene encoding protein SPT2 homolog: MEDEYEDEYYDEDEYEEGSGAVEEEEGPPEGQQEFLQVRERLKEQIRRRAQGAGASTAGRSSFSHDRRPPANFGSFFGPSKPVISKRVIEERKSMKELQNTVPRERRPPGKDIPSSSSKVQAKTNGFHQKQNFINEAKKKAEALKDNRDYSFLLSDDADIPSPKATPAARSALTQKSDRQLMHSAVKGRAPTSHPARLPNRNGLNSTSSALRHAESKRKEAFPNRERASSLDNGRMHGAVRNGSSLSTSKAAGQKFLSKGPTTSKPALKDVNEQSLRKNHLASKHLLSPNERPQPSQSQRLQLGSYGQRPQQSSQSQRPQQSSQSQRPQQSSHSQRPLQSSRPDRPQQLPQSQRPQQSLQRQRPQQSSQLQSSQSQRPQSQSYRPELLQRQRPLSSQGHYPEQRRVQANDRVKQVERQARPSSKPMPSRQASANGIRDDRAKKKQLAKRRFDDDFEDEEDPMAMIRSMFRYDPRKYAGRDDDDSDMEADFATIEMEEKRSAKIARQEDEEQLRLIEEEERREQERKRRRVGNGR; encoded by the exons ATGGAGGATGAGTATGAAGACGAATACTATGATGAAGATGAGTATGAGGAAGGTTCAGGAGcggtcgaggaggaggaagggccACCAGAGGGTCAGCAGGAGTTCCTTCAGGTTAGGGAACGATTAAAGGAGCAGATTAGGCGACGGGCACAGGGAGCTGGTGCCAGCACAGCTGGCCGCTCATCTTTCTCGCATGATAGAAGACCTCCAGCCAA TTTTGGCTCCTTCTTTGGGCCATCCAAGCCAGTGATATCAAAGCGAGTGATTGAAGAAAGGAAGTCAATGAAAGAGCTACAGAACACAGTGCCCAGAGAGCGAAGACCTCCCGGA aaGGACATCCCATCATCATCTTCAAAAGTGCAAGCTAAAACAAATGGATTTCACCAGAAACAGAATTTTATTAATGAG GCAAAAAAGAAGGCCGAGGCACTTAAGGATAATCGGGACTATTCGTTTCTACTCTCAGATGATGCTGACATTCCATCTCCAAAGGCAACACCTGCCGCTAGGTCTGCCTTGACTCAAAAGTCTG ATCGCCAGTTGATGCATTCAGCTGTGAAGGGCAGAGCACCAACAAGTCATCCTGCCAGATTACCAAACAGAAACGGGTTGAACAGCACATCCTCCGCTCTAAGACATGCTGAAAGCAAGAGAAAGGAAGCTTTTCCAAATAGAGAAAGGGCTTCATCACTTGACAATGGAAGGATGCATGGTGCTGTTAGAAATGGGTCCAGCTTGTCGACAAGCAAAGCTGCAGGTCAGAAGTTTCTGAGCAAGGGTCCTACTACAAGTAAGCCTGCTTTGAAGGATGTAAACGAACAATCTCTGAGGAAGAATCACTTAGCTTCAAAACACCTTTTATCACCAAATGAGCGACCACAACCGTCACAAAGTCAGAGGCTCCAGTTAGGCTCTTATGGCCAGAGACCACAGCAGTCGTCACAGAGCCAGAGACCACAGCAGTCATCACAAAGCCAGAGGCCACAACAGTCATCCCATAGCCAGAGGCCACTGCAGTCATCGCGGCCTGACAGACCACAACAGTTGCCACAGAGTCAGAGGCCGCAGCAATCGTTGCAGAGACAGAGACCACAACAATCTTCACAATTGCAATCCTCACAGAGCCAAAGACCACAGTCACAAAGCTACAGACCAGAGCTTCTGCAACGGCAAAGGCCTCTTTCCTCTCAAGGTCATTATCCTGAGCAAAGAAGAGTTCAAGCAAATGATAGAGTAAAGCAAGTAGAAAGGCAGGCGAGGCCTTCGTCAAAACCCATG CCATCTCGACAAGCATCTGCCAATGGAATACGTGATGATCgcgcaaagaaaaaacaattggCGAAAAGAAGATTTGATGATGATTTTGAAGATGAGGAAGACCCAATGGCAATGATCAGGAGCATGTTCAG GTATGATCCTAGGAAATATGCAGGCAGAGATGACGATGACAGTGACATGGAAGCAGATTTTGCCACTATAGaaatggaagaaaaaagaag CGCCAAGATCGCAAGGCAGGAAGACGAAGAGCAGCTTCGCCtgatcgaggaagaagagagacgcgagcaggagaggaagaggagaagggtGGGAAATGGCCGATAG
- the LOC100836239 gene encoding gibberellin 2-beta-dioxygenase, translating to MVAIKAPSSIDHANPLTKSPKAAAAAAAAIPTVDLSSPGAARAVADACRGVGFFRATNHGIPSSLAAALEARAMAFFALPHEDKVDATIAAAARRPFGYGSRSIGSNGDVGWLEYLLLSLGSNSNSSSIPGASSLPPSLRAALEEYTGAVRNASGKVLELMAEGLGMQERCALRRMVDGSEEELVRVNHYPPTKEEDCVAGMTGFGEHTDPQIISLLRSNRTAGLQIKLQGPDAPWVNVAPDPDSLFVNVGDCLQVLTNGRFRSVKHRVVAPEGAQASRLSVIYFGGPAPAQRIAPLPELMREGEQSLYRDFTWGEYKAAAYKTRLGDNRLGPYELRNVADTNPTALITASKEPTAADHCCSNSSSSSAACVVVQPPHVAQVH from the coding sequence ATGGTGGCGATCAAGGCGCCGAGCTCCATCGACCACGCGAACCCGCTGACCAAGTCCCCCAaggccgcagcagcagcagcagcagcgatcCCGACGGTGGACCTGTCGTCCCCGGGCGCGGCGAGGGCCGTGGCGGATGCCTGCCGCGGCGTGGGCTTCTTCCGGGCCACCAACCACGGCATCCCCAGCTCGCTCGCCGCAGCGCTCGAGGCCCGCGCCATGGCCTTCTTCGCGCTCCCGCACGAAGACAAGGTGGACGCCACCATTGCCGCGGCCGCCCGGAGGCCCTTCGGGTACGGCAGCAGGAGCATCGGCTCCAACGGCGACGTCGGCTGGCTCGAgtacctcctcctctccctcggcTCAAACTCAAACTCCAGCTCCATCCCAGGAGCTTCCTCCCTCCCGCCATCGCTCCgggcggcgctggaggagTACACGGGAGCGGTGAGGAACGCGAGCGGGAAGGTGCTGGAGCTAATGGCGGAGGGGCTGGGGATGCAGGAGAGATGTGCGCTGAGAAGGATGGTGGATGGAAGCGAGGAAGAGCTTGTCAGGGTGAACCATTACCCGCCGACCAAGGAAGAAGACTGCGTGGCGGGGATGACGGGGTTCGGGGAGCACACGGACCCGCAGATCATCTCCCTGCTCCGGTCCAACCGCACGGCCGGGCTCCAGATTAAGCTCCAAGGACCCGACGCGCCATGGGTCAACGTGGCTCCCGACCCGGATTCCCTCTTCGTCAACGTCGGCGACTGCTTGCAGGTGCTGACGAACGGGCGGTTCAGGAGCGTGAAGCACAGGGTGGTGGCGCCGGAAGGGGCGCAGGCGTCGAGGCTGTCGGTGATCTACTTCGgcgggccggcgccggcgcagaggatcgcgccgctgccggagctGATGAGGGAGGGCGAGCAGAGCCTCTACAGGGACTTCACCTGGGGGGAGTACAAGGCGGCTGCCTACAAGACCCGCCTCGGCGACAACCGCCTCGGCCCCTACGAGCTGCGCAACGTCGCAGATACTAATCCGACGGCTCTGATCACCGCCTCCAAGGAACCCACAGCCGCCGATCACTgctgcagcaacagcagcagcagcagcgccgcctgcGTCGTCGTCCAGCCGCCGCACGTAGCACAAGTGcactag
- the LOC100835624 gene encoding gibberellin 2-beta-dioxygenase gives MAAITMTALPSSVDHQVVIPLLKCPIAAAAAAAMIPTVDLSSPGAARAVAEACRGVGFFRATNHGVPSSLAATLEADAMAFFALPDKDKQSTTTTTTPAPGPGSARPSLGYGSRRIGSNGDVGWLEYLILSLGSNSVLPASLRLALHEYTRAVRELSGRVLELMAEGLGIVGETERGVLRRMVAGSEEELVRVNHYPPPTTERDEDDDGCVGITGFGEHTDPQLISLLRSNRTAGYQILLQEADEARWVNVAPDPDSFFVNVGDTLQVLTNGRFRSVKHRVLVAPERGGKASRLSVIYFGGPAPAQRIAPLPELMREGERSLYRDFTWGEYKAAAYKTRLGDHRLGPFQVQLLPPAAAKA, from the coding sequence ATGGCGGCGATCACGATGACGGCGTTGCCGAGCTCCGTGGATCACCAGGTCGTGATCCCGCTGCTGAAGTGCCccatagcagcagcagcagcagcagccatgatCCCGACCGTGGACCTGTCGTCCCCGGGCGCGGCGAGGGCCGTGGCGGAGGCCTGCCGCGGCGTGGGCTTCTTCCGGGCCACAAACCACGGCGTGCCCAGCTCGCTCGCCGCCACGCTAGAAGCCGACGCCATGGCCTTCTTCGCGCTTCCCGACAAAGACAAGCAATccacaacgacgacgacgaccccgGCCCCCGGCCCAGgcagcgcgcgcccttcgCTGGGGTACGGCAGCCGGCGCATCGGCTCCAACGGCGACGTCGGCTGGCTCGAGTACCTCATCCTCTCCCTCGGCTCAAACTCCGTGCTCCCGGCGTCGCTCCGGCTCGCGCTGCACGAGTACACGCGTGCCGTCAGGGAACTGAGCGGCCGGGTGCTTGAGCTCATGGCGGAAGGGCTCGGGATCGTCGGGGAAACGGAGCGAGGCGTGCTGAGGAGGATGGTGGCTGGCAGCGAAGAGGAGCTGGTACGGGTGAACCATtacccgccgccgacgacagagcgggacgaagacgacgacggctgCGTGGGAATAACGGGGTTCGGGGAGCACACGGACCCGCAGCTCATCTCCTTGCTGAGGTCCAACCGCACGGCGGGGTACCAGATCTTGCTCCAGGAAGCCGACGAGGCGCGATGGGTCAACGTGGCTCCTGACCCGGATTCCTTCTTCGTCAACGTCGGAGACACCCTGCAGGTGCTGACCAACGGGCGGTTCAGGAGCGTGAAGCACAGGGTACTGGTGGCACCGGAGCGCGGGGGGAAGGCGTCGAGGCTGTCGGTGATCTACTTCGgcgggccggcgccggcgcagcggatcgcgccgctgccggagctGATGCGGGAAGGGGAGCGGAGCCTCTACAGGGACTTCACCTGGGGAGAGTACAAGGCTGCCGCATACAAGACCCGCCTCGGCGACCACCGCCTCGGACCCTTCCAGGTGCAGCTGCTcccccctgccgccgccaaagCGTGA